Sequence from the Flavobacterium sp. J372 genome:
CCAGCCTCCTTTTTTCTCAATAGCACGATATTTCTGCAATGCTTTACGCAGGTTATAATACTGTGCAAACATTTCAGACGTATCACCTTTAATTTTTTCAGGGTCGCGCATAAGTGTATCAAGATAAGATACGTATGACACACGTTCGCGTGGCAGGTACCAGCCGGTTTCCTTGCTGTCTTTAATATCAAGACCTTTATATACTTTATGTACCCAATAAAAATACATCGAACTTACGAGCAGCTCATCTTTCAGCTCAGGCTTACTGCTGCCTTTCCCGTGGAATATTTCAGCAAGCTGCCCCGCGTAAGGCAGTTTTGCCGGGAGGCCTTCAGCAGAAAGAGCATTGGCGCGGTCATATAATACTTCGGCAAATTCTATAAGGCCGTGCTTATCATGCCATATGTAATGGTAATCATGTTTTTTATACAACTCTTTTACTTCAGGCTGAAACTCTTTAAAGTCTTTGTGTTGAGCAAAAAATGCATCAATCTTAGTGCTGTCAAGCGGAATTGTGTTTTCTTCGGTATGCACTTCAGCATTAGAAATGTCTCCTTTATCCTTTTTACAGGCTGTAAATGCAAGCATGCCCGCCAGCGCCAGCATTGCTAAATTTATTTTCCTCATGGCTTGTAGTTTTTTTTTAAAAGTACATAATACCTTAAACACATATACCCACTTTGTAATTTTTTTAGCATTCTGTAATGTGAGAAATTTCTTTGATAGCAAAAAAATAATTACAAGCTAAAAGTCAACTGTATAAATGTTGTTGTTACCAATACTTTATAAAATAAGTACATGAATTTTTAGTATGCAGGTATAAATTAGGCTGAAACAACTCTTAACAAAAATATAAACCTTTAAAAAACACGATAAATAACATCTAAAAACCGATGAACTGCCCAAACCGGATGTACGAATTTACGTAGGTTATATATAACTTGTAGTAGTGTCAGAAAAAGATTGTGACACCCACATCCAACCAAAAAAATGCGAAATGCCAAAAGCACGTAGCAGCACATTTAATTAAAAATTAGATAAGAGCTATGAACTTCTCAACCAGAAAAATACAAAACAACAAGATGTTGTTTGTATACAGCAACGGCCAGACAAGGGAAACTGAATTTACAGAAGTTGAATATCATGGTGATAACTATGTACTTGCCAGGGAAAAAGGAAGTATGTTTTATACGCTGCTAGACCTTAATGGCAATGAGGGTGAAAAGAAAGTGTATGTTGTGCACAGGTTTAAAAACGGTAAGCTGCTTACTTACAGTACTTTTGAAAAGCGATATGTGCCAAGTGACGGACAGCCGTATGTTATAAATTATAATGTATACAAAATGTATGATGCAGACACGCGCAAATCATACACCATAAATGTTGTGCAGAGTGACAGCTTGCTTTCAGTTGATGGCGATAGTGCTGAAGCATGCAAAGTTGTACAATTAGGAGATAAGTATCTTAATAAAGAGATGTTCAGGTTTAATGAACTTATATTCTCTGAAATGATTGAGGATAAATTTGTTCTGAACGCGGGATTAACAGCATCACCGGGTAAAAACAATGATAGCTTTGACTTTAACAGGTATATTGACAGAAGAGTATGGAGTGTTGCAGATGTTACAAGCCTTGTGGCTTTTAATGGTGAAAATGACATAACTGTTTCAAGAAGAGGTGTAACTTTCAATGAAGCACAGGCAGGGCTTTTTGCTGTAATTGATAATGATGCGCAATTTAAATTCCATGAAAATTATTCTGATAAAGATGCGCTTGCCCAGTCGGCATATACTGCACGGGCACGTAAATCAAGATGGAATAACCTGCTAAACAGGCTAATAGACTATAATGATAATTAGTTGTTTTTGCAAATAATTGAAAATTAGATTATTATGATTGAAAAATATCTATAATATTAAATAAATTATTTAATAATTAGAAATTCTTATGGTCAAATAGATATTAACAATGTAAGTATTTTACTGGTTCTTAAAATTGTGTTAATTTTACCCCCGGATATCAGAAGCCCCCCGAAGATAACCGAGTCCCCAACTAACAAAATTAATGCTATTTTATGTTCTACATTTTAGATTACATTGAGCACTACTGGATATCCATTAGCTCATTTCCGTTTGTCATCCAGGTGGCAATCTTTTTTATCATGTTCAGTTGCGCCATGACGGCAACACTCATGATTAATGTATTTACTGTTAGGCGTGCTAAGCAATTAAAGGAAATTATTGTAAAAGACCACAGGCCTAAAATCTTCTCATTCCTGCGAAATATCCTTATTTCTCCTGAAGATTACACTGATGCAGAAGTAGCTTCCTTGTGGCAAGAGCAGTTCGGGCCCCTTAACAAAAAGGCCTATATTTCTCTTATCCCAACCCTTGAAGATGTTGCTAAACAGGAAAAGCAGCTTATCGGGTCTACAAATTACAACGCTATAATTGCAGGCCTAAAAGTTGACAGCTATCTTGAAAAAAGGCTTGATTTTTCAAGTACGCGTGTTCGTTTAAGGGCATTCCAGTCGCTTTCAAGGCTTGAGCTGACAATTTCAGATTCAAAGATACTTCCGCACACTTATGCCCGCAATACGTCATTACGTAAAGAATCGCGTGCATCTTACGTAGGTGTAAGTAACAACGACCCATTTAAGTTCTTCGAGCTTGATAATGAGATGAATCAGTGGGACCACATAAGCCTGATGCAGCAATTTGAACTACACCACAGCGATAAATTGCCCAACTTCAGCAAATGGATTAAATATTCAAAAGATAAAGCGCAGATACTGTTCTTTGTAAAGCTTGTTGCACATTTCAGGCAGGAGCAGTCTATAAGCACAGTAATTGAACTTTTAAATCATGAAGACCACGCAATACGCAGGGAAGCGATACTTGCGGTAGGTAAAATGCAGGTAAGGGATATTGAAAACCATTTGGTGAAAATGTACTTTACACAAACATTGCTTTGCCAAAATGCCATAATTGAAGCAGTTTCATATATAAATTCAGGCAAGTCACTCGGCTTTCTAAAGATGGCATATGAACTGGCAAACAATAATGATTCTAAAAAGCTTATTGCCGAAGTAATATATCTGTATGGTAAGCAGGGGCAGCAATTATTTAAAGAGCTTGTTGCCAAAGCGGAAGGATTTGACCAGCTTATACTAAAGCATGTGGAGAATCCGTTGATTCCGTCGGCGCTTAAAACTTATCATGCCAACTTCAAAAATTACAGGGTACGCGCATCAGGCAGTGTAGTTCACATACCGGGCGATTCTGCAATTTCTTAATAAACCCACACCTTAAATTTCGGCAATATAATGGGAACTACGGATAATTTTTTTCGAGTACTTTGTATTTTTCTATGCCTCATCAATGTTCCTGGTTTATATGGTGCTTGCTGTTATGTCTTTCATAAACATATCGCGCTACCGCACCTATAACTCACGTACAGATGACCAGTTTCTTCTTGACTCACCGCTTACGCCGGGCATCTCTGTAGTAGCGCCTGCTTACAATGAAGAGAAGACGATAATCGTTAATGTAAAATCGCTGCTAACGCTTAATTACCCTCTTTTTGAGGTGATTATTGTAAACGACGGAAGTAAAGACAGGACTCTGGAATTTTTAATAGAAGAATTTGAACTGGTTGAAACGCCTTACGCTTATGTTGAGCGGATTAAAACCAAGCCCTTTAAAAGGATTTTTAAATCTACTAACCCCCAATACTCTAAGCTTACAGTTGTAGATAAAGCAAATGGAGGTACAAAAGCCGACGCATCAAATGCAGGTATAAACGCGGCACAATACCCTTACTTTCTCTGCACTGATGTAGACTGTATATTGGAAAGGAACACCCTGCTAAGAATGATAAAACCGGTACTTAACTCTAATACCAGGGTAGTTTCGGTAGGAGCAACACTTAGGATGTCTAACAGCTGTGATGTTGTTGACGGTGTTATAGAGCGTGTGAAGCCGCCTGAAAAATGGATACCACGTTTCCAGGAAATGGAATACCTGCGTGCTTACCTTTTTGGGAAAATGGGGTGGAGCCTGATAAACTGTGTACCAAATGTATCAGGTGGTCTGGGTCTTTTTGATAAAGAAGTTGCAGTAAACGCAGGTGGTTATGACGGTGGGTCTCACGCTGAAGACATGGATATAATGGTGAAGATGGCTGCATATATGATAAACAACCATCAAAAATACAGGATTGATTACATACCTGTTTCATGCTGCTGGACAGAAGGGCCGCCAAACGTGAAGATTCTTGGCCGCCAGCGTACACGCTGGGCAACCGGGCTGGCACAAATTTTCTTTGTACACCGTAAAATATTATTTAATCCCAGATATAAAAAACTTGGGCTTGTAACATTTCCCTTCCAGCTTATATATGAGTTTCTTGCTCCGGTTATTGAGTTTGCGGGCATATTGTATTTTATATACTTGATATTAAAGAATGATGTAAACTGGGATATGGCGGGTTATATTTTTCTGTATTCTTACTCGCTTGCCATCATGTTCGGTACGCTGGTAATACTTATGGATAATTTTGTGAAGCGCCAGTACCAGACATCTCGCGAAACATTAAAGCTGTGGCTTATGGTATTTTTAGAACCATTTATATATCACCCGCTTTTAATTTATTTCTCGCTAAAAGGGTATTTCAACTTTTATACTTCACGCCAGATGGAGTGGGGAACCATGACCCGACAGGGCTTTGACAATGACAAAAAGGAGCTAAACCACTTAATACCACTAATGCAAATGTTTAAGATTATAAGCAATAAAAAGGTATTTGTGCTGGCAGCCTTTATAATTATACTTGTGTCAGGCAATGCATATGCGCAGGATTATTCGTCAGATGACTACTATGCCATGGCAAAGAAAGAGGGTAATGAAAAGCGCAATTTTAAAAAAGCGGCTGAATACTGCGAAAAAGCAAGTGAGCTGGCACCGCTTGATATGGATATACGCGAATATCTGGGGAAATGTTATATGGAGCTTGGCCAGCTTGACAAGGCCCGCATCATTTTACTTGAAGTATTGCAACGCAGCCCAAAAAGGGTTGATTCACGGCATTATCTTTTAAATATTGATATTCAGCAGAAGCGTTATGCCAGCGCTGTATGTTATGCAAATGAATTGCTAGAGATAACGCCATATAGCAAGACATTATGGTTCAGAAAAATAGAGCTTTACCATTTAATGGATAACAGTATTGAGGCCAACAGGGAAACACGCCGCTTGTACCAGATTTTTCCTGAGGATGAAGAGATAAAACAGATGTACAACAATGTACTTAAAGAAGATGGCCGCAAAATGAATAAAACGGGAGACATCACCAGTGCTGTAAAGCAGTACGAAGATGCCCTCCGCATTAATAAACGTGACCAGGAATCTTATCTTAATCTTATAAATCTGTATATACGGTCCGGTAATTACCCGGCGGCGCTTTCAACAGCCGACAGGGGATTATATGAGCTGCCGGGCAACCGCGCCATACTTGACAAGAAAATTGGCATACTTGAAGAAATGCATGAATACCCTCGTGCAATGGATATTGTTCAGGAGCAGATACGCAAGGGTGATTCCGGTTACTACAGGCAAATGATGAAGTATCTTACCGCTGAAGCAGCCAGGCACTATAAAAACTCTGACCCGTATGAACTTTACGGAAAGCTGTATGATCAGGACAAATCAAACAAGGAGGCCCGCGAATATTTACTTAATACTGCTATAAGCCGCGGTTATTTTGCCGATGCACAGGAAATGCTTACACCTGCACTTAAAGCCGATCCTACAAATAAGGAGCTGCTTTCAAAACAACTGTATGTATATGAAAGCAGGCAGGACAAGCAGGGCCAGAGAAAGACAGTAGAGCAGCTTTATCGCCTGTATCCCGGTGATAGTGATGTACGTGATAAATATGATGCGATAACCTTTGAAGACGCCAAGGCAGAATATGCCGGCGGTAATTATAAAGGAGCGCTGCCGGTATTCATACGGTTATCATCACATCCTGTTTATGGCAGGCCCGCAGGGAATTACCTGTATGCCACATATCTTGCGCAGAAGTCTTACCCGCGCGCATTAGATCAAATAAACAGGCTTATCGATTCTTATCCGGGCGAGCAGGAATACATCCTGAAAAAGATCGATTTGCTGGCAGACATGGGTAATTATGAAGAGGCCTATTTTATGGCCAGTACATTTGCAAAGCAAAACCCGGGTAATGATGAGTACAGGTATATGCTTAATGATATTGGTACAGAGTATATAAAGCAGCTTATTGAAAAGGAAGATTATGGCACTATGAAGCTCGTGGCAGATAATATTCTTGCATCGGGCAGTAAAGACCTTCAGGCCTATAATTACGCTATAAGTGCAAGGCTGTTGGTGTCAGACTATATAGGCGCACAAGAACTTATACAGAAAGCCTTACTGCAATATCCCGGCAATAAAGAGCTAAGGCTTAAAGAAGCAGGCGTATACTCGCAATCAGGAAATCACGCCAAAGCTGTGGAAGTTTTACAGGCCTTAGTGGCAGACTATCCGTACAACAGTACTTTCAAAAGTTCGCTCGTGGAAGAAATGCTGCTGGAAGGCAAACAAAAAGAGCAGAATGAACAGTATCTTGAGGCGATCAGGATATATAACGAGATATTGCTTATAAAACCGAATGATACTGTTGCGCCAATAAGGCTTGCAAATATGTATATAAAAAGGCAGGAGTATGCCGATGCTATGCTGGTGGTTGACAAAGCCCTGACATACAATGCAGAGAACCAGGACCTGATTTACCTTAAAGGAGTTATTTATGAGCTACAGGGTGATTATAAAAATGCACGCCTTTGGCAGGGTAAATATATTCCGCCGGCACATAAACTCAAAGAACACGAGGAGCATCTTGACTACCTTGATGCTTTGATGCTGAAAAACCAGGCAATAATATCATATCTAAAGGCTACCAATGATTCTGTAAGCTTCACTACATCAGTGGCTACATTTGAGTATATGCGCTTTGAAAGAAACAACGTTTATGTAGGCCGTATTAACTATGCTGCAAGGGCAGATGGTACAGGTGTACAGGGCGAAGTAGACTGGTACCACACTTTTAAAGACAAGTCATACATCCTCGCAAATGCCGGTATAGCCAGCAAATATTTTTCTGAATATAAACTGGGGCTGTCATTTTACATGCCGTTCAGGAAAACATGGGAAGGTGAGGTAGGCTTACGCTATGCCAAACTTCCGGATGAACGTAATCTTGTAACCGGAATTTTGGGTATTGCCAAAACGTATGATAATGTATGGCTAAATGCGCGTGTATCATTGCTTAATGATGGTGAAGATATGTACCATACCATTTTAGGCCAGGCAAGGTTTTATATGCGCAATCAAAAAGATTATGCACAGGTAATGGCATCTGTAGGTACAGCACCTGAAGACCAGAAACTTGATTTCCAGACCAACACACTGCTGTCTTATGTTAACACAATGGTGGGTGCAGGTTATTTTCATTACCTGAGCAATCGTACCAGCGTTGGCGTTTTGGGCAATTGGTATAATTTCAAAGTGCAGGAAAACAGCTATCTCAACCAGTACAACCTGTTTATAACCCTAAGGACAAAATTTTAAACAGCAATAATGAAAAGATTTGTAATCTTATTGCTTTACGCCATTTCTTGCGGTTGTAATTCACAACCCGCAGACTTCCGTTTGTTTTCCAAAGGCATTTTAGTACCTGAAGTGGTTTTTGTAAATAGTGAACTTAAAGGTGCAGCCGAAAATTTCTGCAGGTTTTTTGAAGAAGCTACAGGCCAGCGCCTGGTGCCATCAGTAAAAGCAACACAGGTTGCAGGAGCAATAATAACTATTGCCTTAAACAGAGATATTGAGCCAGCAGGACATTTCCGGATAATACAACAGGATAATAAAATCAGTATAGAAGGCGAATCCCGTGATGATATCGATTCAGGCATACGGTATTTTTTCAGCCATTTTGTACATGTTGAGCCGGTAAGTGAAGGTGTCAAGAGTACGCGTCAGGTAAATGAAATAGTGATTCCTTCCGGGTTGCAATATGTACAGCAGTATGCTTTTGAATATCGCGAACCCTATTTCCCTGATAACTTTTTACCGGAATTCAGGCAATGGAACAATACCCATACCCTTGAAGAAAACTGGGGGCTTTGGGGACATAATATAGGCAAAGCAATTAAAATTACACACCCAATGTATGCCACAGTTGATGGTGTTAAAAATGATGAACAGCTTTGTTTTTCCAGTCCTGAGCTTGAAGATGCACTTATAGCTTTTATTGAACAAAAGCAAGCTGAAAACCCGTCACAGGATAAATTTATGGTGATGCCGAATGACAATGGTATGGTATGCTTGTGTGATAAATGCAAAGCGGCAGGCAATACTAAAAGTAACGCAAGCCCTGCAGTTTTTACTTTATTAAACAGCCTGGCAGAGAACTTCCCTTCAAAAGAATTTTTTAGTACGGCATACATAACAACACAATCGTCTCCAAATTTCAAACTTGCAGCAAATACGAGTGTTATGATCAGCACAATGCAGTTCCCCAAAGGTGTTGTGATTGAAAAAAGCAACAGAAGAGCTGGTATTGAAAGAACTTTTGCTGATTGGAGAGCTGTTACAAAAAAGATATACCTGTGGGACTACGCTGTAAATTTTGATAATTATTTTGATGCATACCCAACCGTTAAAATCGCGCAGCAAAACCTTAAATTTTACAAAAAGCAGGGTGTTACCGGTGTTTTTATGCATGGTAGCGAAGAGAACTATAGTTCTTTCAGTAGTGTGAAGTGCTACCTGTATGCTCAGCTTTTACAGGATCTTGATGCAGATATTGATAAGCTTACAAAGGATTTTTATATAAGACGATATCCTGCTGCGGCAGACCTCCTGAGTTCTTATTATCTTAGTCTTGAAACAAGCGCCCTCCAATCTCCAAGACAGCTTGATATTTACGGAGGCATTGTGCAATCTGAGAAAAAATATCTTGATGCGGATAGTTTTACAGATTTTTATAATAAGCTTACAGATCGCTTAAAATTACTGAGCCAAAGTGAGGCTGTTTCAATTAAACCGCTTTTGGCATCCTTTACTTTTCAGAGGCTTGAACTGATGCGCACCAAAGGCTTAGGTGAAGGTGGCTACGGGACTTTGAACGGGAATACGCTCAAGGTTACCCCACAGGCTGATATATTGCTCGACAGGCTTGCAAATCTTAGTTCAGAAGCAGGGATTAAGGTTGTAAATGAAAGCGGCCTTACAATTACTGACTACATTCGTTCCTGGAGGCGGGACATTACCCCCGGAACGTACAGAAACCTTTATTATGGCAAAAAGCTGAAGTTTACAGGCACACCTGATGAAGAGTATGCCGATATTAGTATGCTTACAGACGGCGCCACTGGCTTTACAGATTATTATAATAACTGGCTTTTAAGTACAGCAAGTGAGTTGGCGGTTGAGGTAAATGCAGATGAAGTACGGAATTTAAATTACATTGAAATGGGCTTTTTGAATGACCCGCGACATAATATATATTTTCCTGAAAAGGTTATTGTAACTATAAATGACAGGAAATATGAGGCCGTTATAGCTGCAGATGGTAACAAGAAACCTGCAAAAAAATCAGTCAAAATTCCGGTTACACTATTACCGGCAGATAAAACTATAACTATCCAGACCGTAAAACAGCAGAATTTCGCGCGAAAATCTGTCGCTTGTGATGAGGTTTGTTTCAAATAATTGTTATGAAGATATTCAAAAATACAAGACAAGTTATCGCGCTGTTACTGATAAGCGTAATCAGCCTGTTAATGTCAGGCTGCAAGAATACCGATACTGAAAACCAGTTTCTTGCAAAAACCAGCATGAAAATTGAAGACCCTGTTAGGCATTACTATCCAATACTGCAGGGACTTAAACAAAATATTATAGTGAAAGTGACCAATACCGGTAATGAGCCGCTTAAGATTTACAAGGTGCTCCCGTCATGTGGCTGTACCATTGCTAAATTTAGCACCAGCGCAATTGCTCCCGGTAATGATGCTTTTATTGAAATGGAGTATGACAGCAATAAAAACATTGGTTATGTGGGCATTTATACTACCATTATTGCTAATACTGAAAAGCACCACCATACCATGTTTTTTGACCTGAATGTGGTGCCTGAATCGCTTCATACCAAAGATTATGAAGAGCTTTATCATATTGAGCAGGAAAAAAAGGTGGCCTTCAGGAACTTGTTGAAGGCAAAACAAATGAACGCGGCTACCTAGTAGATTCAACCGAAGTGCGCAAGTTTATGTAAGCTATCGCGGCAATGACATTATTTCGCTGAAGTGCTTAAGTTAGAAAGTATAGATTTTACAAATAAAAAAGCCGTCTGTTAAATACGGACGGCTTTAATTCCCCTAAAAATTAATACGTAAACTTAAGCTTTAGCAGCTCTAAGTGCTTCTATTGCCAACGTTGCGTTTGAACGCTCAGCATATTTCATAGCTGTTTGGCCTTTATCGTCAGTATGTTTAACGTTGGCACCGTTTTCAATAAGCAGCTTGATAATATCTGCCTGGTTATAGCGTGCGGCCAGCATAAGCGGCGTCATACCGTTTGACCTTTCGTTAACATCGCAGCCGTAGTCAATGAATTTTTTTACAGCTTCGACGTCACCTTTAATAATTGCATTTGCCAATGGAGTAGTACCCCTGTAATTTTCTACAAGTGATGTTTTTGCACCTGTTACAGCTGTTGTTGAAGCCATTGCTACATTACCGAATGCTACAAGAGCGATTGCCAAAGTGAAGATTGATTTTTTCATGATGATTGATTTTTGATGATGATTTATTAAGTTTAAAAAAGTTACGTTTGTTGATTTGATGATTGAAACTCAGCTTTCTAATTTCGATTGCCCCGTTTAAAATAATAGACGCCTACAACCCACAAATGGTTACTGTTAAACTTGACTTTAACAAATATTTAACATTTTTAATCAGGTGTTAAATTTGAAGCTAAAATAAAAACCGCTGTATTTACAGCGGTTTCAAATATTTTTTAGTTTGATTATTTACTCAGGAAATTTTTTACATTTTTATCAATCCTCGAGTGAATGTCATTAGCATCCGCTTTTCCAAATTTCTCACCAATTATATTTTCATACAGCTCAATATATCTTTCGCTAACACTTTCGATATACTCATCTGTCATTTCTGGTATCTGCTGTCCTTCTTTTCCCTGAAAGCCGTTTGCAATAAGCCACTGGCGTACAAACTCTTTTGAAAGTTGTTTTTGCTGCTCACCGCTGTTTTGGCGCTGTTCATAACCATCAGCATAAAAATAGCGTGAAGAGTCGGGCGTGTGAATTTCGTCAATCAAAACAATTTTGCCGTCTTTAGTTTTGCCGAATTCATACTTTGTATCAACTAATATCAATCCGCGTGAGGCAGCAATTTCAGTCCCTTTTTCAAATAGTGCCCGGGTGTACTTTTCAAGAATGGTATATTCTTCTTCAGAAACTATACCTTTGGTAATAATATCTGCTCTTGAAATGTCAGCATCATGTTCACCATTGTCAGCTTTTGTGGTAGGTGTAATAATAGGTGAAGTGAACCTGTCATTTTCTTTCATTCCTTCCGGCAGTTCCACACCACAAAGAACTCGTTTTCCGGCAGCATATTCACGGGCTGCATGGCCGGAGAGGTAACCGCGTATCACCATCTCAACCTTAAAAGGCTCACACAAGTGGCCCACGGCAACGTTAGGGTCAGGGGTGTCAATAAGCCAGTTGGGAACAATATCTTCGGTAAGGCGCATAAACTTTGTCGCAATCTGGTTAAGTATCTGCCCTTTGTATGGTATGCCTTTTGGCAGCACTACGTCAAAAGCCGATAGTCTGTCGGTTGCTACCATTACCAAAAGTTCGTCGTTAATATTATAAACATCGCGCACTTTGCCGCGGTAAACAGATTTCTGGCCAGGAAAATTAAAATCAGTAGTTGTGATGGTGTTCATCATTTTGTGTTGTTATTTGTTGTAGTTGTGTGCGAAGATACGAAGTATGGCAATATTATTTATGCCCTGAGTTTATTGTATGTAGATAGTACAGTATTTAAAAAGCATATCATTATTATCAACGCACACCCGTAAACTGTTGCAACAAACCAAATACCGTCTTCTAAAAAATAGGTTGCCGTGGTCACCACTAATAATACTCCGTTAATTATTGAAAATATCCTGTTTGGCTTGTATTGTAATACCAGAAGGATAACATATGAAGCAAAGCAAAACAGTAGTGCAATTATGAAAGGCAGATGTATATTTATATCCCAAGCCCAGCCAATAGTCCTGTTGATGCCCCACATACCGATATTTAGTCCAATAGTAGAATAGAGAAAGTATATAAGAAGTGCTGCAGGTAGCAGTACCAAAACGTATTTTAGTTTTTTTACCATTAATTTACTTATAAGAACCTAAGAAGCTCAAAACTTAATATATGAAATTTACGTTACTGCTTAGTATATTCTGTTACAGGTAAATTTGGTTGCGAAAAATGTACCCTAAGCTGAAGCTTGGTAGCACTTAGCGACAAAATCTTGTACTGCAATGGTACTCCTCCCGGCGAATCTAAAGTAATAATATCGTTGTTTACAGTATATGTACCTTCATATGTACTACTTGTACAAGGTGTATACCCAGTGACTACCGTATGATAAAATTTACCGCTTAGCCTGAACTTTAATTTCTCACTTGATAAACAAT
This genomic interval carries:
- a CDS encoding phosphoribosylaminoimidazolesuccinocarboxamide synthase; this translates as MMNTITTTDFNFPGQKSVYRGKVRDVYNINDELLVMVATDRLSAFDVVLPKGIPYKGQILNQIATKFMRLTEDIVPNWLIDTPDPNVAVGHLCEPFKVEMVIRGYLSGHAAREYAAGKRVLCGVELPEGMKENDRFTSPIITPTTKADNGEHDADISRADIITKGIVSEEEYTILEKYTRALFEKGTEIAASRGLILVDTKYEFGKTKDGKIVLIDEIHTPDSSRYFYADGYEQRQNSGEQQKQLSKEFVRQWLIANGFQGKEGQQIPEMTDEYIESVSERYIELYENIIGEKFGKADANDIHSRIDKNVKNFLSK
- a CDS encoding lipocalin family protein codes for the protein MKRLFLLIISVAFLGCSDDDNNDTGGAPLSIDPAIVGEWVATDIIGQTNLPDCLSSEKLKFRLSGKFYHTVVTGYTPCTSSTYEGTYTVNNDIITLDSPGGVPLQYKILSLSATKLQLRVHFSQPNLPVTEYTKQ